From a single Alloactinosynnema sp. L-07 genomic region:
- a CDS encoding ABC transporter ATP-binding protein, giving the protein MSANTTESTQDAHEVDPSAPLLQVEDLYVEFRTRDGVAKVLNGVSYHVEAGETLAVLGESGSGKSVTAQTIMGILDMPPGFITGGSVKFHGEELLTATPKRRREVRASGIAMIFQDALSALNPVFTVGFQIEEQLRLRRGMSKKDARKRAIELLDQVKIPNAKGRVRQYPHEFSGGMRQRAMIAMSLALDPEMLIADEPTTALDVTVQAQIMDLLKEIQVERNMGLILITHDLGVVAEVADRIAVMYAGRIVEQSDAPALYRRPGHPYTKGLLESLPRLDQRGQELATIKGLPPSLLRIPSGCPFHPRCPMVQDVCKTDVPEQHRLVPGRMSACHFAEELIAGD; this is encoded by the coding sequence ATGTCCGCGAACACAACAGAGTCCACTCAGGACGCCCACGAGGTCGATCCGAGTGCCCCGCTGCTGCAGGTGGAGGACCTCTACGTCGAGTTCCGCACCCGCGACGGCGTCGCCAAGGTGCTCAACGGCGTGAGCTACCACGTCGAGGCTGGCGAGACCCTCGCCGTGCTCGGCGAGTCCGGCTCCGGCAAGAGCGTCACCGCGCAGACCATCATGGGCATCCTCGACATGCCGCCCGGCTTCATCACCGGCGGCTCGGTCAAGTTCCACGGCGAGGAGCTGCTGACCGCCACACCCAAGCGGCGGCGGGAGGTGCGGGCGTCGGGCATCGCCATGATCTTCCAGGACGCCCTGTCCGCGCTCAACCCGGTTTTCACCGTCGGCTTCCAGATCGAGGAGCAGCTGCGCCTGCGCCGCGGGATGTCCAAGAAGGACGCTCGCAAGCGGGCCATCGAACTGCTCGACCAGGTGAAGATCCCCAACGCCAAGGGGCGCGTGCGGCAGTACCCGCACGAGTTCTCCGGCGGCATGCGGCAGCGCGCGATGATCGCGATGTCGCTGGCGCTGGACCCGGAGATGCTCATCGCCGACGAGCCCACCACCGCACTGGACGTCACCGTGCAGGCCCAGATCATGGACCTGCTCAAGGAGATCCAGGTCGAGCGGAACATGGGCCTGATCCTGATCACCCACGACCTCGGCGTGGTCGCCGAGGTCGCCGACCGGATCGCGGTGATGTACGCGGGCCGCATCGTCGAGCAGTCCGACGCGCCTGCGCTCTACCGCAGGCCGGGGCATCCCTACACCAAGGGCCTGCTCGAATCGCTGCCCCGGCTCGACCAGCGCGGTCAGGAACTGGCCACCATCAAGGGTCTGCCGCCGAGCCTGCTGCGCATCCCCAGCGGCTGCCCGTTCCACCCGCGCTGTCCCATGGTCCAGGACGTCTGCAAGACCGACGTGCCCGAGCAGCACCGGCTCGTGCCCGGCCGGATGAGCGCCTGCCACTTCGCCGAGGAGCTGATCGCCGGTGACTGA
- a CDS encoding S10 family peptidase → MDATADGPTTPEPTDDLVTTSHTLTVRKRKLAYTATTGRLVLRKEVVTDGTFDGHVPKAEVFVTAYTLDGADPATRPVTFAFNGGPGSSSIWLHLGVFGPRRVVSGDAGALTPPPYGLADNQETLLTHSDLVFIDPVSTGFSRAVKGEKPGDHHGFQADLESVGEVIRLWTTRNGRWVSPKFLAGESYGTTRAGGLAEHLQSRHGMYLNGLILISSVLDFSTLIFAEGNDLPYALYLPTYAAIAHHHGLHGDRPLDEVLAEAEEFATRDYPWALHQGSRLSTEDRAAAVAKVAALSGLSEEYVDRVDLRIEHTRFFVELLRHRKQTVGRLDGRFTGWDADYGHEQLREDPSMSAIMGAYTAGINHYLHTELAYRKDLPYEVLSLSVNKDWSFKEFENSHVTVADKLAGVMRANPHLKIHVASGYTDGATPYFATEHTLAHLAVPAELRANIEVVYYPAGHMMYVHEPSRVQQSKDIAEFVKRASNR, encoded by the coding sequence ATGGACGCAACCGCCGACGGGCCCACGACCCCTGAGCCCACCGACGACCTGGTCACCACGTCGCACACGCTGACAGTACGCAAGCGGAAGCTGGCCTACACCGCCACGACGGGCAGGCTCGTGCTGCGCAAGGAGGTGGTCACCGACGGCACCTTCGACGGGCACGTCCCCAAAGCGGAGGTCTTCGTCACCGCCTACACCCTCGACGGCGCCGACCCGGCCACCCGCCCGGTCACCTTCGCCTTCAACGGCGGGCCGGGGTCGTCGAGCATCTGGCTGCACCTTGGGGTATTCGGTCCCCGCCGGGTAGTGAGTGGCGACGCGGGCGCGCTGACGCCGCCGCCCTATGGGCTGGCGGACAACCAGGAGACCCTGCTGACCCACAGCGACCTGGTCTTCATCGACCCGGTGTCGACCGGGTTCTCCCGCGCGGTGAAGGGCGAGAAGCCCGGCGACCACCACGGCTTCCAGGCCGACCTCGAGTCCGTCGGCGAGGTCATCCGGCTGTGGACCACGCGCAACGGCCGGTGGGTGTCGCCGAAGTTCCTGGCGGGCGAGTCCTACGGCACCACCCGGGCGGGCGGCCTGGCCGAGCACCTGCAGTCCAGGCACGGGATGTACCTCAACGGGCTGATCCTGATCTCGTCGGTGCTCGACTTCTCCACACTCATCTTCGCCGAGGGCAACGACCTGCCCTACGCGCTCTACCTGCCGACCTACGCCGCGATCGCCCACCACCACGGCCTGCACGGCGACCGTCCGCTCGACGAGGTCCTGGCCGAGGCCGAGGAGTTCGCCACCCGCGACTACCCGTGGGCGCTGCACCAGGGCTCCCGACTGTCCACTGAGGACCGTGCGGCAGCGGTGGCCAAGGTGGCCGCGCTGTCGGGGCTGTCCGAGGAGTACGTCGACCGGGTCGACCTGCGCATCGAGCACACCCGGTTCTTCGTCGAGCTGCTGCGCCACCGCAAGCAGACCGTGGGCAGGCTCGACGGCCGCTTCACCGGCTGGGACGCCGACTACGGCCACGAGCAGCTGCGCGAGGACCCGTCGATGTCGGCGATCATGGGCGCGTACACGGCCGGGATCAACCACTATCTGCACACCGAACTGGCCTACCGCAAGGACTTGCCGTACGAGGTGCTGAGCCTGTCGGTGAACAAGGACTGGTCGTTCAAGGAGTTCGAGAACTCCCACGTGACCGTCGCCGACAAGCTCGCCGGGGTGATGCGGGCCAACCCGCACCTGAAGATCCACGTCGCCTCCGGCTACACCGACGGCGCCACCCCGTACTTCGCCACCGAGCACACCCTGGCCCATCTGGCGGTGCCCGCCGAGCTGCGAGCGAACATCGAGGTCGTCTACTACCCGGCCGGGCACATGATGTACGTCCATGAACCGTCGCGGGTACAGCAGTCCAAGGACATCGCCGAGTTCGTCAAGCGCGCGTCGAACCGCTGA
- a CDS encoding siderophore-interacting protein — translation MTDERQILTASVLGSSRVSPTFMRVTIGGPDLEHFAPRGFDQWFRLFMPRQGQDELRLPTRGSALWYAQYLLMAKEIRPLARNYTVRDYRAAGDGRHGDDPEIDIDFACHGDDAPACAWATSATVGTRVGLLDEGPSYHPRAGSRWHLLAGDESALPAVLGILRSLPRDARVEAFIEIPHADDAQLVDAPDGAKIHWLVRHDHQARPGKLALRAVREATLPIGPCYAFVAGESQLATGLRRHLVNDRDVPKADVTFTGYWKVGRAASS, via the coding sequence ATGACCGACGAGCGGCAGATCCTCACCGCGAGCGTGCTCGGCAGCAGCCGGGTGAGCCCGACGTTCATGCGGGTGACGATCGGCGGACCCGACCTCGAACACTTCGCGCCCCGTGGGTTCGATCAGTGGTTTCGCCTGTTCATGCCCAGGCAAGGGCAGGACGAGCTGCGGTTGCCGACCCGCGGGAGCGCCCTCTGGTACGCGCAATACCTCTTGATGGCCAAGGAGATCCGGCCGCTGGCCCGCAACTACACGGTGCGCGACTACCGCGCCGCGGGCGACGGCCGCCACGGTGACGACCCGGAGATCGACATCGACTTCGCCTGCCACGGCGACGACGCGCCTGCTTGCGCGTGGGCGACCTCGGCGACCGTGGGCACGCGGGTCGGGCTGCTCGATGAAGGTCCGAGCTACCACCCGCGGGCGGGATCGCGCTGGCACTTGCTGGCGGGCGACGAGAGTGCGCTGCCAGCGGTGCTGGGCATCCTGCGCTCGCTGCCCCGCGACGCGAGGGTCGAGGCGTTCATCGAGATCCCGCACGCCGACGACGCCCAGCTGGTCGACGCCCCGGATGGCGCCAAGATCCACTGGCTCGTCCGGCACGACCACCAGGCGCGACCGGGGAAGCTGGCGCTGCGCGCGGTGCGGGAGGCGACGTTGCCGATCGGGCCCTGCTATGCCTTCGTCGCTGGGGAATCGCAGTTGGCGACCGGCTTGCGCAGGCACCTGGTGAACGACCGGGACGTCCCCAAGGCGGACGTGACCTTCACCGGCTACTGGAAGGTCGGCCGCGCCGCGTCGAGCTGA
- a CDS encoding DUF397 domain-containing protein: MSAPNGPAWRKSSRSANHACVEIAWPNCDTIRDSKSPGRTLGISRYSVTRLIAFVRL; encoded by the coding sequence ATGTCGGCACCGAATGGTCCGGCTTGGCGCAAGAGCAGTCGCAGCGCCAATCACGCGTGTGTGGAAATCGCCTGGCCGAATTGCGACACCATTCGTGACTCGAAGAGTCCGGGGCGGACGCTGGGGATTTCGCGGTATTCGGTCACACGGCTGATCGCGTTTGTCCGGCTGTGA
- a CDS encoding helix-turn-helix transcriptional regulator, whose amino-acid sequence MTRPYDPDLLDSLVRRKLRGYREKAGMTQLQAALAMDWSVSKMIRIEQATVGLTTADLKATLAAYGVTDAAELAKMIAMAKQSRAQPWHAPYAEVIGQPFRRMLAYESAATHIREFDPLFIPGLFQTEDYARATVETVHQDRAKVELAVSARLQRQREVLGDGKPKITTILDEAAIRRVVGGPAAMARQLGHLIDTAADPDVTLLVVPFAKGAHIGMAGPFMLLDLEPEIGIETVLFVENLGRDYVTNDDSQTVSEYWDRFFAIEKLTLSESDSLGLLKLVYDDIARQGRTAGR is encoded by the coding sequence ATGACCCGACCTTATGACCCCGATCTGCTCGACAGCCTTGTGCGCCGAAAGCTGCGGGGCTACCGCGAGAAAGCGGGCATGACGCAGCTCCAGGCCGCGCTGGCGATGGACTGGTCGGTGTCGAAGATGATCAGGATCGAGCAGGCGACGGTGGGCCTCACCACCGCCGACCTCAAGGCCACACTCGCCGCCTACGGCGTCACCGACGCCGCCGAATTGGCGAAGATGATCGCGATGGCGAAACAGAGCCGCGCGCAGCCGTGGCACGCGCCCTACGCCGAGGTCATCGGCCAGCCGTTCCGGCGGATGCTCGCCTACGAGAGCGCGGCCACCCACATCCGCGAGTTCGATCCGCTGTTCATCCCGGGCCTGTTCCAGACCGAGGACTACGCGCGGGCCACCGTCGAGACCGTCCACCAGGACAGGGCCAAGGTCGAGCTCGCCGTCTCGGCCCGGCTCCAACGGCAGCGCGAGGTACTCGGCGATGGCAAGCCGAAGATCACCACGATTCTCGACGAGGCCGCGATCCGGCGCGTCGTCGGCGGCCCGGCCGCGATGGCGCGGCAGCTCGGCCACCTGATCGACACGGCCGCGGATCCCGACGTGACCCTGCTGGTCGTGCCGTTCGCCAAGGGCGCGCACATCGGTATGGCGGGCCCGTTCATGCTGCTCGACCTCGAACCGGAGATCGGGATCGAGACGGTCCTGTTCGTGGAGAACCTCGGCCGCGACTACGTGACCAACGACGACTCGCAGACCGTTTCGGAGTACTGGGACCGCTTTTTCGCCATCGAGAAGCTCACGCTGTCCGAGTCGGACTCGCTGGGCCTGCTCAAGCTCGTGTACGACGACATCGCCCGTCAGGGCCGGACAGCCGGGCGGTGA
- a CDS encoding DUF4129 domain-containing protein, protein MRSRLPALLVVAAMLVLAVAVARGESGIPRGAPLGTVSDPPDSSVTPPDDRPERDFLLDLIAGVTTGALLLLVAAMLLIGAAAILAGLTRRKRLPRLRQAVEFVEAESAEPGMSVLELAAAAKSARVVLSRRAGGPPADAIVAAWLVLEDAAAAAGTRRAAHETPTEFVARILAAHRVDAVELRDLYHRARFGATVTALDVAAADQALSRVEETLTGARR, encoded by the coding sequence ATGAGGTCACGACTGCCCGCGCTGCTGGTGGTGGCCGCGATGCTGGTGCTCGCGGTCGCCGTGGCGCGGGGGGAGTCGGGGATCCCGCGGGGTGCGCCGCTGGGGACGGTGTCGGATCCGCCGGACAGTTCGGTGACCCCGCCGGACGACCGGCCGGAGCGCGACTTCCTCCTCGACCTGATCGCGGGCGTCACCACCGGCGCGCTGCTGCTGTTGGTCGCGGCCATGCTGCTGATCGGGGCCGCGGCGATCCTGGCGGGTCTCACGCGGCGCAAGCGGCTGCCGCGGCTGCGGCAGGCCGTCGAGTTCGTCGAGGCGGAGAGCGCTGAGCCGGGCATGTCGGTGCTGGAGCTGGCGGCCGCGGCGAAGTCGGCCAGGGTCGTGTTGAGCAGGCGCGCGGGCGGTCCGCCCGCCGACGCGATCGTGGCGGCTTGGCTGGTCTTGGAGGACGCCGCCGCCGCGGCGGGCACGCGACGGGCAGCGCATGAGACGCCCACGGAGTTCGTCGCGCGAATCCTGGCCGCGCATCGGGTCGACGCCGTCGAGTTGCGGGATCTGTACCACCGCGCGCGGTTCGGAGCGACGGTCACGGCGCTGGACGTGGCGGCGGCCGACCAGGCGTTGTCGCGGGTGGAGGAAACCCTCACCGGAGCGCGCCGATGA
- a CDS encoding ABC transporter ATP-binding protein has translation MTESIIEVRDLVKHFPVKVGVLFKRTVGHVRAVDGVSFDLKRGETLGVVGESGCGKSTLAQVLMRLEPPTSGTATFEGRDMFKMKGPELRKLRRDIQIVLQDPYTSLNPRMTVGDIVGEPFEIHTDVAPKGSRAKKVRELLDVVGLNPEHINRYPHQFSGGQRQRIGIARALALRPKVIVCDEPVSALDVSIQAQVMNLLGDLQTEFGLSYLFIAHDLSVVRHLSNRVAVMYLGKVVEIGSEQEIYEHPTHPYTQALLSAVPVPDPELRGQRQVIRLEGDVPSPVDPPSGCRFRTRCWKAQEICAEEVPELKTRVAAHPSACHFAEEKSVVP, from the coding sequence GTGACTGAGTCAATTATCGAGGTGCGTGACCTGGTCAAGCACTTCCCGGTGAAGGTCGGCGTGCTCTTCAAGCGCACGGTCGGCCACGTCCGCGCGGTCGACGGCGTTTCGTTCGACCTCAAGCGCGGCGAGACCCTCGGCGTCGTGGGCGAGTCCGGCTGCGGCAAGTCGACCCTGGCCCAGGTGCTGATGCGCCTGGAGCCGCCGACTTCGGGCACGGCCACGTTCGAGGGCCGGGACATGTTCAAGATGAAGGGCCCGGAGCTGCGCAAGCTGCGGCGCGACATCCAGATCGTGCTGCAGGACCCGTACACCTCGCTCAACCCGCGCATGACCGTCGGCGACATCGTCGGTGAGCCTTTCGAGATCCACACCGACGTGGCGCCGAAGGGGTCGCGGGCCAAGAAGGTGCGGGAGCTGCTCGACGTGGTCGGGCTCAACCCCGAGCACATCAACCGCTACCCGCACCAGTTCTCCGGCGGCCAGCGCCAGCGCATCGGCATCGCCCGCGCGCTCGCGCTGCGGCCGAAGGTGATCGTCTGCGACGAGCCGGTGTCCGCTTTGGACGTCTCGATCCAGGCGCAGGTGATGAACCTGCTCGGCGACCTGCAGACCGAGTTCGGACTGTCCTACCTGTTCATCGCCCACGACCTGTCGGTGGTCCGCCACCTGTCGAACCGGGTCGCGGTGATGTACCTGGGCAAGGTCGTCGAGATCGGCTCCGAGCAGGAGATCTACGAGCACCCGACGCACCCGTACACCCAGGCGCTGCTCTCCGCGGTGCCGGTGCCGGACCCCGAACTGCGGGGACAGCGCCAGGTGATCCGGCTTGAGGGTGACGTGCCGAGCCCGGTGGACCCGCCATCGGGCTGCCGGTTCCGCACCCGCTGCTGGAAGGCGCAGGAGATCTGCGCCGAGGAGGTTCCGGAACTCAAGACCAGGGTGGCGGCGCACCCCAGCGCCTGTCACTTCGCCGAGGAGAAGTCGGTCGTTCCCTGA
- a CDS encoding uracil-DNA glycosylase has product MTIDELDRAVSECRACPRLVAWREEVARVKRAAFRDEEYWGRPVPGFGPPTARVAIIGLAPAAHGANRTGRMFTGDRSGDFLYAALHAVGLASQPTSVSADDGLELYGVRITAPVKCAPPANKPTPLERDTCRPWLSQELELLRPTLRAVVVLGAFGWQAALPVLGRFWEVGRPRFGHGVGYSVAAVDGGPGLLLLGSYHVSQQNTFTGKLTQPMLRDVLVRAAVAAGLI; this is encoded by the coding sequence ATGACAATAGACGAACTCGATCGCGCGGTAAGTGAATGTCGAGCCTGCCCCCGCCTCGTCGCCTGGCGTGAGGAGGTCGCCAGAGTCAAACGCGCGGCCTTCCGCGACGAGGAATACTGGGGCAGACCGGTTCCCGGCTTCGGCCCACCCACCGCGAGGGTCGCCATCATCGGCCTGGCCCCCGCCGCCCACGGCGCCAACCGCACCGGCCGCATGTTCACCGGCGACCGCTCCGGCGACTTCCTTTACGCCGCACTGCACGCGGTCGGCCTGGCCTCCCAGCCCACCTCGGTGTCGGCGGACGACGGGCTGGAGCTGTACGGGGTGCGGATCACGGCCCCGGTGAAGTGCGCGCCCCCGGCCAACAAGCCGACGCCGCTGGAACGGGACACGTGCAGGCCGTGGCTGTCGCAGGAACTTGAGTTGCTCCGGCCGACTTTGCGGGCGGTGGTCGTCCTCGGGGCTTTCGGCTGGCAGGCGGCACTGCCGGTGTTGGGTCGGTTCTGGGAGGTGGGGCGGCCTCGGTTCGGGCACGGGGTGGGGTACTCGGTGGCGGCGGTGGATGGGGGACCCGGGTTGTTGCTGTTGGGGAGCTACCACGTGAGCCAGCAGAACACCTTCACCGGAAAGCTGACGCAGCCGATGCTGCGGGACGTACTCGTTCGCGCGGCCGTAGCGGCGGGCTTGATCTGA
- a CDS encoding alpha/beta fold hydrolase produces the protein MDLGSVDRVLLPNGVRLNCARSGSGAPAVLLHGLGHDTTTWDPVPLPVHRHAFDLRGHGRSDRTPTYSLELMADDVIHALTLLGLDRPLVIGHSMGAVVASLVAAERPDLVGDLVLEEPRPPVPADPPAASMPNPEDETLPYDWRVVRDIRVQIDNPAPNRREALSAITARTLVIAGGPTSQIPQDALAEYAGMIKDSTLVTIDAGHTPHRDASDEFLAVVTEWLSS, from the coding sequence ATGGATCTGGGTAGTGTCGATCGTGTGCTGCTTCCCAACGGCGTCCGCCTGAACTGCGCCCGCTCCGGCTCCGGCGCGCCCGCTGTCCTGCTCCACGGCCTCGGCCACGACACGACGACCTGGGACCCGGTGCCGCTGCCGGTACACCGACACGCGTTCGACCTGCGGGGGCACGGCCGGTCCGACCGGACGCCGACGTACTCGCTGGAACTGATGGCCGACGACGTGATCCACGCGCTGACGCTGCTCGGACTGGACCGGCCGCTGGTGATCGGCCACTCGATGGGCGCGGTAGTCGCTTCCCTCGTGGCCGCCGAACGGCCGGACCTGGTGGGTGATCTGGTGCTGGAGGAACCCCGGCCCCCGGTGCCCGCCGACCCGCCCGCCGCCTCAATGCCGAACCCGGAGGACGAGACCCTGCCCTACGACTGGCGGGTCGTGCGCGACATTCGCGTGCAGATCGACAACCCCGCACCGAACCGGCGGGAGGCGCTGTCGGCGATCACGGCCCGCACGCTGGTGATCGCGGGCGGCCCGACCAGCCAGATTCCTCAGGACGCGCTGGCCGAGTACGCGGGAATGATCAAGGACAGCACTCTTGTCACGATCGACGCGGGCCACACACCGCACCGAGACGCGTCCGACGAGTTCTTGGCCGTCGTAACCGAGTGGCTCAGCAGTTAG
- a CDS encoding S8 family serine peptidase — protein sequence MSKSREGERVKRRKTLVAALAAPLVVSLAWVAVPSATAAQELSGKTVEFNVLAADGASTEAVEAAVRSAGGTVVTSNKAVGLVTATAPENGFTARLSGDKSVDGAARVKSIGQSPDAKATKEKVKDVEKENKAGNNGNGKHGNTAAGMDPLDSQLWGLTAVRSHMARTTQAGDRRVKVGVLDTGVDGSHPDIAPNFDHVLSRNFTHDIVNDDLGQVVDGPCEYAGCVDPADVDNGGHGTHVAGTIAAAADGFGISGVAPGVSIVNIRGGQDSGYFFLQPVVDAMTYSGDAGLDVVNMSFYVDPWLYNCKSNAADTPEQQAEQKVIIKAITRAMNYAYRKGVTQIVSLGNQHQDLGKPLPDATSPDFPAGTEHTRTIDNADCLSMPIEGPHALGVSALGPSLGKADYSNYGFERISVSAPGGWFRDGLGTPTYRTNGNLILSSYPKNVALTEGAIDEAGNVTPDGVALGVQKACKSDGICGYYQFLQGTSMASPHASGVAALIVSQYGKYSHGSVSLAPDKVERVLEGTAFDKSCPSPRTVDYTLVGRPAEFNATCEGSAAFNNFYGHGVVDAYAAVTNGKKFLK from the coding sequence ATGTCGAAAAGTCGAGAAGGAGAACGCGTGAAGCGACGCAAGACGCTCGTGGCAGCGCTCGCGGCACCCCTGGTCGTATCCCTGGCCTGGGTCGCCGTCCCGTCGGCGACCGCTGCCCAGGAGCTGTCCGGGAAGACCGTCGAGTTCAATGTCCTCGCCGCTGACGGCGCGAGCACGGAGGCCGTCGAGGCCGCCGTCCGCTCGGCCGGTGGCACCGTGGTGACCAGCAACAAGGCGGTCGGCCTCGTCACGGCCACGGCGCCGGAGAACGGGTTCACCGCCCGGCTGTCGGGCGACAAGTCCGTCGACGGCGCGGCGCGGGTGAAGTCCATCGGCCAGTCCCCGGACGCGAAGGCGACCAAGGAGAAGGTCAAGGACGTCGAGAAGGAGAACAAGGCCGGTAACAACGGCAACGGCAAGCACGGCAACACCGCCGCGGGCATGGACCCGCTCGACAGCCAGCTGTGGGGCCTGACCGCCGTCCGTTCACACATGGCCCGCACCACGCAGGCCGGTGACCGCCGGGTCAAGGTCGGTGTCCTCGACACCGGCGTCGACGGCAGCCACCCGGACATCGCGCCGAACTTCGACCACGTCCTGTCGCGCAATTTCACCCACGACATCGTCAACGACGACCTCGGCCAGGTCGTCGACGGCCCGTGTGAGTACGCGGGCTGTGTCGACCCGGCCGACGTGGACAACGGCGGCCACGGCACGCACGTGGCGGGCACCATCGCCGCCGCGGCCGACGGCTTCGGCATCTCCGGTGTCGCCCCTGGCGTCTCCATCGTCAACATCCGCGGCGGCCAGGACTCCGGCTACTTCTTCCTCCAGCCGGTCGTCGACGCCATGACCTACTCCGGCGACGCGGGCCTCGACGTGGTCAACATGTCGTTCTACGTCGACCCGTGGCTCTACAACTGCAAGAGCAACGCGGCGGACACCCCCGAGCAGCAGGCCGAGCAGAAGGTGATCATCAAGGCGATCACCCGGGCGATGAACTACGCCTACCGCAAGGGCGTCACCCAGATCGTGTCGCTGGGCAACCAGCACCAGGACCTGGGCAAGCCGCTGCCCGACGCCACCAGCCCGGACTTCCCGGCGGGCACCGAGCACACCCGCACCATCGACAACGCCGACTGCCTCTCGATGCCGATCGAGGGCCCGCACGCCCTCGGCGTCAGCGCGCTCGGCCCGTCGCTGGGCAAGGCCGACTACTCGAACTACGGCTTCGAGCGGATCTCGGTCTCGGCTCCCGGTGGGTGGTTCCGCGACGGTCTCGGCACTCCGACCTACCGCACCAACGGCAACCTGATCCTGTCGTCGTACCCCAAGAACGTCGCGCTGACCGAAGGCGCGATCGACGAGGCGGGCAACGTCACTCCGGACGGCGTGGCGCTGGGCGTGCAGAAGGCGTGCAAGTCCGACGGCATCTGCGGCTACTACCAGTTCCTGCAGGGCACCTCGATGGCGTCCCCGCACGCCAGCGGTGTCGCCGCGCTGATCGTGTCGCAGTACGGCAAGTACTCGCACGGATCGGTGTCGCTGGCCCCGGACAAGGTGGAGCGGGTGCTTGAGGGAACCGCGTTCGACAAGTCCTGCCCGTCGCCGCGCACGGTGGACTACACCCTCGTCGGTCGCCCGGCGGAGTTCAACGCCACCTGTGAGGGCAGCGCCGCGTTCAACAACTTCTACGGTCACGGCGTGGTCGACGCGTACGCGGCGGTCACCAACGGCAAGAAGTTCCTCAAGTAA